ttcacaaagctttcagTACATAAGTGCACTTTGTCACTgactggccgccttcgctaataacgtGTATACCATCAGCATTGGCTGAATTGTTTCCTTGCAAACAATTCTTGTTTAAGAACGTCTTGCGAATACGGGCCCAGATTCCAAAAGCGAACCACCTTCAACTTACTATGCATTTATGCGCTTTAAGATGACTTcaaacgcgcacacacgcgcaacTGATTAATTTTCCAAACCTGTGCTACTAGTGGCCAATTCCGCCGGCTTGTCCGAAGCCAGTCTGGCCAAAACCAGCCTGTTGACCAGCGGCTCCGCCGGCGAAGCCTCCCGAGTGCTGGCCGAAACCAGCTCCGTGGCGGTTTGAGTCGGTCTTCGAGAAGCCAGTGTTAGAGCTGTAACCCATTTGGTTGTTGTAGCCTTGCACGTTCCTAACTGATTCGCCACCTGCAAAGCCAGCGGATCCCTGGTTGTAGCCCTGGGCGCCAGTGGCGAAGCCACCTTGGTGGCCGCCCGCGGCGTGGCCATGGGCGGCGCCTCCTCCGTAGCCACCTCCGTGTCCAACAGGGCCACCGAAAAAACCACCTCGTGCTTCAATCTTCTCTTCCTTGCCTGCAGCTGGTGCTGCTACTGGGGCGCCTTTCTTGGGCGCAGGCCCAGCGACAGCCAGGCAGACCACGGCGGACACAACGGCGATGTTCAGGAGCTAGCGGGCAATGAATGAGAATCAGTACGACTTGAAGAGCTTAGATTGAACTATATTCAACTACAACTGACAAAACAGCGCAGGCCGATCAGattgagagaaagaaaaggaaagacagggaataTAACCAGGTTGCACCTAGTTTGCCAGCCTACACTTGAGGAAGGAGAAGCGGGAAGAAATGAATAAAGGACAGGGTAAACGAAAGAAATAGCAGATTATGCACGCACGCACAACTGCGTTTACCCCGCAAGCAAAGGCGTTCGCCGGGCTCAGAGGTCTTCAAAATGTGCAGTAGAGTTTTCAATTGTGACCCTCTGCGCGGATGATAGCTGAATCCATGGCCCCAGTATTTTTTCCTCTGTGAACGCTCTGTCGTGcagtcagctttttttttctctttttttttcatttgtcaaAATAACGAGGATATACATCAGAATACGTTTCATGCTTGTAGCATGAACAAAGTGCTTGTAGGCTAATGACGACGAATGGGTGTGGAAAGTGAGGCTGTGAGACATCGTCAGGGTTTGTCACCGAAGAACTCTATTCGCGTCATTGAATATGTTGAACGATTGGAGGCGATTTTGGATGTGACTGCTTGGTCCGCACACAGAAGTTTTCCAATTGAACTTGTTCTTCGAGACAGGCTCGTCTCTTTGTGGAAGAAATGGGCAAGTTTAGGTAAGACACATCAGCATAAAGAAACGGGAATAAATAAGCAGTGTGGCACCTTTTACAATACCTTAGTTGTAGAGCACGTATTTCGTCCATTGaaggcactgcagcttctactTCACCAAACTGCAATGCCTTCATTGAGAAATACTTTTTCTACAGGAAAGTCCGTCTCTCACCTTCATCTCTGAACGTGGGTTCCTTTCTCCGCCAAGAGGGCTCGTATGGCTAAGTGATAAGAAAGCTGTCCCTTTTATAtacggcgcaaaaaaaaagacaagttccACAAAATGAAGATGAGAGGAAGTTTTAAGACGGGTTAAGTGTTACGTCCCTCTGCTGCCAGACAAGAAAAaataagagcaaaaaaaaagatacgaaAGTTAAACCCAGGTGTCCCATCAATCAGCGCACACTCTCACTCTCGCCGTTTCGTCTGGGTCATACAGAGAAGGCTTGGGGAGGCCTTGCATTAGAAATGCTGGGGACAATACGTAGGCGGTTGACGCGCTGTTTCTACTGGCCAGTGAAGCGTGTACGAAACGGCCGGCGGTTTTCGCCCCGTTCCGTTTGAGTAAGTGCAGATCGCCTAGAGCGCCCTTAATGCGCGAGGCACATATGAGAAGCAAGAAGAGAAGGGTATCACGCATGTGATGTCATTGCTCTTAGCTGGAAATTACAGGCTGCTGAGTGCGTGCTGTTGGTCACAGGCACACCTGTTGCTAACGGAAACGTGATGCAATGTCTTGATGAGAAAGAAAACCGGATTTTACCCGTTTGGAAGCAGTGAGTTAGGTTAGTTTAGTTTATGGGCCTCCTTCCAAACGGTATCGAAGCAGTTACTTTGAAAATGGAGCCTTTGGATCTTAGTATGGAGGATGCTGAAGCCTAATAAACATTTCTTTCTTACAGAATCTTTCAGTATTTGCTGGTTTTTCTGCTTTTTTCACTGAACTTCAACGTATCGGCCCATAACCGATCCGCCCCTGCATCTCAGTCCCTTCAAAAGAAAAGAATTATgaaaaactaataataataaataattaacttCACATTAATTTGTAAGCATTTAATCGGAGCGATACATTTATATGTCATTAAATCTCTAAGGTAAAATTAtttggttttgttttctttcttttgccactTATAGTCCTGTAAAATCTCAAGTGCGAAGTCACTTATTTGGTGACATTTGAGCTTTATTATTATAATTGCGTTGCCTCGTTGAGCATGAAATGATCTTGCTCATCCAGGACTCCTGTTGCTTGAGCAGTCTCCCGGGCCCGCCACGCCAGTTATCGCTGGTCTCGTGGGTCCGAGCTGGACAGCATGGTGTCTCACTGTTCAGGTGTAGGGTTGGTGGTGGCAGGGGCGTTGGGTGCGTTCGCGCGCTTTCAGGTGGGGAAGATTGGCCAAAAatgagcacatacccagtggcacaaaAGGGGGCTGGTCAAATATAGGGGAAAAGAAAATTCAACGTAACCGCTAAGTAGCATGAGCCATTCAATTGAAGGGTACAGTTACCTATGAACCGGCATTATACCTACAGGTTTTGTGCAGTGATTTTTTATTTGATTACGCAGAACAGAGGTGCGCTCATTGACAATACTTCTTTAGTCTCAATTCCATGCTATATGAGCCGGTTGTCTGTGTTCCATCATATGAGGTACTGACCAACAGGCCGACTAACGTACACAAAAGCGTGGTGAGCTAGGcttaaagaaagctttgctttaaaataaATACCCAAATGAACTAAACAAATGAAATCGCTCGACACAGTCGATGCACCATCACATGCCTACAGAGACTTGCATGCTGTTACATCAGCCATTCCTCGCATCATTCTTGACACACTTCAATGGCAGCACCCAGAGCCCGGAACAATATAGTTCAGGCAACCTTCGAACAAGCTATACCCATGCGTTATACGCCTTCATGATAAAGAAGGCGTGCCACAGTGGTGTCATTGTCTGGTAACAGGGAGCCTCGCTTCATTCTTCCAAGGGAGAAACTTGGTGCGTTCGCCGAACAGATCTTGTTGTTAAGGCGCAGACAACGAAGTTACTAAACAACGTATACGGTTACGAAATTTCACGCGCTTCCGGTTCTTGGAAAGTGCCAAACCTTGAACAGATTTCAATCCCAATGGTAATGtcaaggaggaggagacaaaggagaggaaagacagggaggttagccagtgtaagtaccggctggctaccctgtgctggggaaaggggtaaagggaataaaaggagaaagaagaagaagaggaaaaaaataaaaaaagaaaattcacacagtaacgcgaaactacgctctacaacgttcaaaggcggtcgcacaattcacatgtccttaaaaacttcaacaaagcccttaaggccttgagtgccgaagcccgtctggaccaatgtcctagagctttttcctctgtaaaggggcgactgtccagttttgcgagagtgGTCACGAGCACTgctcttcgcactgcgtaacggggacagtcacaaaggaggtgttcaatcatctcctcgcagccgcaggtgtcacaagtagggctgtcggccattccaatgtcgaatgaatatgagttcgtgaatgccacgctgagccacaggcggcacagaagtgttgcttccgctcgtcgcaaccctggtggtaggcggagttgcagacgtggatccaatttgtggagacgtgcgttcgtgaattcactggtgttccacagattctgtgtaagctcgcgggcgagggagcgaagaattgtggctgcatctgttcttgacagcggtatgggtataatctgggcgccatcatgagccgaccgggcagcgttatccgcactgtcatttcctgaaattccacagtgacctggtatccactggtagatgatgttgtgtcccttgttgattgcgtgatggtggagtagtcggatgtctgcgactagttgctcatttggtccatggttgaaaggggacatcagaaactgaagagctgcctttgagtcacataagatggaccatgaatgtgatgatttccgaacaataaactccagagcagcacgaatagctgcgagttctgcagccgtcgatgatgtaatgtgagatgtcttgcacttgagggtgacgcactctgtgggaatcaccactgctccagctgaactattagatgatacagaaccgtctgtgtaaacgtggatgcgtcctctgtgctggtcatgtagcactgaaatcacggtttgtttgagggcaaaagttgacatctctgttttccttttgataccgggaataacaagaagagcctggagtggatggaggcaccgcagcggttgagatggtcgtgctgcaggcgtgaagtttgacggtaatgttccatggttggcggcaataatcttgctaaacgctgaacgaggtcgagcggcaggaagggaggcgagatgatgcgatggaagtcgggcgaagtgcctgatatgcatccttaaaatgtcgacttgaagatacgtgttgatggggtggtcatgcgcgatggctattgttgctgccgtggacgcatatctgggaagaccaaggcaaattcgcagagcttgagctctTGTAGTCATCACGTTCGTCAGTCTAGGGGCAAGACGTTGGTCACACCTCGTGTCGAAAATGCCCCGAGTAGCTGTTGCTTTCTTTGAAACTGTGCGCAATTGCGAGGAAGAGAGATTTTGTATTGTACATTTATAAAATTGAGAGCGGGAATAATTATTATGTGTAATAAAATAATTATATATAGGTAATTGACACTTCGGCAGATTTTAGTCACGAGTAGATCTCGTAAAAAAGTATTTTGTTCActtgcaaccttttttttttgtactgccaTGAAGAAAGTCATTCACCGTAATGGTGAATGACTTCTTTTAAACGGGACACCCGACATCTCATACCGCCTCGTAGCTTTCGATAGCTATAACAGGCAATAGTTTTTCAGTTATACAGAATTTTTAATGAaagtctgtggcagatagcacaattctggtcttagaacgacagaaagcggaGCTaattcgtaaggattcattatgcaaaaaagaggtgaggcgtgcagacaggacacaagagtagagaagcctttagtcttctctcaccagatcctgcatgcacaaaatgagcgccggttttaatgcgcaggtccggtgcctattagaagcaggttatcctagtgtagcagggCCACTGTGGCTGAATGCCTAAAAAAGTCGATTTCCAGGGAGACGGACGTGATTATAGAAAGCAGTTATagcaaaaaaaagagtagtggctattccgtacattcgttcagtgtcgcacaggcttaaaaaagttgcaagtagatatgaagttaatgttgctttcactgctcccaataagctaggtaagatatgcgctgccgtataGAGGataaaggagcaggtaaaaggtaaaaaaagaacagaaatttgTCTAgagaagcacaataagaacaacagttttactgactgtcgtatgggtgtggtttataaaattccccttagctgtggccagttttacgtagggcaaacgggacggtgtatcaatcagaggctaatggaacataaaaggtcggtaaatggtggatcgccttctaatcttcccctacattgccaagattgtaactgcacgccaatgttagatgaatgcgcgatattgtacatgcataagaatgaagatacgcgtcttatggtagaggcatggcattatctataatggtggaagtgcgtgcgtgagtcagccttcgattactttatgtaaggaagagattaagtgccttaacagttatgtCACACCTAGACcagcacatgtacccgactgacacgtggtgataccattcctgagcttgcgcagatgagttttatgtcttctttcatttttcgcctcagtgctcccttcagttgatagtcggcgttcgtgttgtccacttctctactcttgtgtcctctctgcatgcctcacctcttttttgcataatcaaTTCTGCCCTTGAGCTGCATTATTCAAAGGCGAATATTACTTCcacaagaaatcaaaacacatattctaCTAATCAAGAAGTCACTAAACAAGTTGTTACTACTTACTTCACAACACATATTGCACTTTAGGAATTGGATCCAGTGAGTCTGAAAGACTTATCCACTTAAAATGAATCCCcaagacgacaccagtttcgagacttTAGTGCCCAaactattcatcatcatcatcatcagcctggttacgcccactgcagggcaaaggcctctcccatacttctccaacaaccccggtcatgtactaattgtggccatgccgtccctgcaaacttcttaatctcatccgcccacctaactttctgtcgccccctgatacgcttcccttcccttgggatccagtccgtaacccttaatgaccatcggttatcttccctcctcgttacatgtcctgcccatgcccatttcgttttcttgatttcaactaagatgtcattaactcgcgtttgttccctcacccaatctgctcttttcttatcccttaacgttacacctatcattcttctttccatagctcattgcgtcgtcctcaatttgagtagaacccttttcgtaagcctccaggtttctgccccgtagatgagtactggtaagacacagctattatatacttttctcttgagggataatggcaacctgctgttcatgatctgggaatgcctgccaaacgcaccccagcccattcttattcttctgattatttccgtctcatgatccggatccgccgtcactacctgccctaagtagatgtattcccttacgacttccagtgcctcgctgcctattgtaaattgctgctctcttccgagactgttaaacattgctttagttttctgcagattaatttttagacccactcttctgctttgcctctccaggtcagtgaggatgcattgaaattggtcccctgagttactaagcaaggcaatatcatcagcgaatcgcaagttactaaggtattctccattaacttttatccccaattcttcccaatccacgtctctgaatacctcctgtaaacacgctgtgaatagcattggagagatcgtatctcccggactgacgcctttctttattgggattttgttgctttttttttatggaggagtacggtggctgtggaggcgctatagatatttttcagtattcttacatacggctcgtctgcaccctgattccgtaatgcctccatgactgcccaAACTATTATGGGACGAAATACACTTGCGctacagttacttttgtgtttgaatgcatgacagagcattttattgaaaaagtaaatggaacaacagtggagttttagcgctagtttggtGGCACTTGTTTCAGAACCCTTGCCATCctcaaaatttgttccaagtgaatATGACTTGCAAGTtcaccggttacaattcgtaaattgcaatatatgccataACGTAATAAATTAATATCTTAATTATGGAATTTTCGTTATTAGTTTATTATGTGCGTCGATTTCATGCGCAAGCATCGTCCGCCTCTTTATACAATCCAGCTCGgtgactagaattatgttatcagtcacaggcaatttttaaacatTCTGTGAAACGTAAAAATGATATTAGTCGTCCTCATTATGAACCGTTCCGAACTACAGCGGTtcttttatatgtatatatatatatatatatatatatatatatatatatatatatatatatatatatatatatatatatatacatatatatatatatatatatatatatatatatatatataaatatatatatatatatatatatatatatatatatatatatatatatatatatatatatatatatatatatatatataggattaATAAATTTCAAGTGGCACTTATCCCTATGTGGATGAATGACTGTGAAAGCATTGCGACTACCACGCTATGCTCAGACATTATACCACAACGCAGTCTGAATTATTAGTGCCTTGATTCAATGCGCCTTAATTTAAACCAAATGTCTTGGGTTGGAGTGCCTTAACTAATGccatcttaattaactgtaccatatttaacttcgccttaattaacaccaaaggtcgtgggtttgagggCCTATAATAAATATATCTTAATTATACGTACCTCAATTAAATGCGCGTTAATTTACACCAAATGTCTTGGGTTGGAGTTTCTTAACTAATgatatcttaattaacttcgccttaattaacagcaaaggtcgtgggtttCAGGGCCTATATTAACTCTATATTAATTATTTATGCCTTATGAAATCTACGTTAATTACACTCTTAAAAAATTTGCTGCCTTTGGgacgtatcttgtcccacaacgaaaatcgtcgtctgtcttgcccgcatttctttaacgctgcgagcccggtatatCCAAGTCACAAACGGCTTGGGCGTTTTCAGCGTGGCAGCATAGCCcacagaaaagtagcgagcgctgcgtattcaagaaaggaaacgcaagcaaggcagatgacgattattgttctgggacaaatatacaccctaatAGGTGCAACTGTTTTACGAGTGTAGCACCAAAGGTCGGGGGGTTCGACTCCAACCATCGGTCATGGGCTCGAGCGCCTTCACTAACGCTATATtagttaactgtgccttaatGAACTTCGTCttaattaacaacaaaggtcgtgggcttGACTATTACAttaggttgtgggttcgagtgtcttaactaACGTTGCATATAATTAATTGTCGCTTAATTAAATTGTCTTAATTAACACCAGAGGTTGTGGGTCCAAGGGCCTTAATTTACTCGATATTAATTAAACGTCTCAACTAACGTGGCTTTATTTAGGAACAAAAGTCGTTGGATCGATTCCCAataaaggtcgagggttcgtagccttttcgGACCACCGTTTGGTCAAGCcgccaatgccggattttccgcctcatgagccatttaatatTTCCTTATTACTAATTATTTTTTGTGGTTTCACGTGCAagaaccacgatatcattatgaggcatgccatagtagggcactccggattaatttggaccacttcGGTTTCTTAAACATGCACTCAATGCACTGTACACGcgcctttttgcatttcgccccattgaaatgccgccatcgcggccgggatttgataccctggcctcatgcttagcagcgcaactccaAAGCCACTGAGGAACCATGGCGGGTTGCCGTATTACAGAAGGCTATGTTAGGTCCTGCCACTCGGCACATGGTAATGTAGTTGCAGCGTTACGAGATTAGATTCATTTAAACTAGAACCCTCATATTCTGTCGAAATTATTACTGCTGTATTCCTTTTATTCAATCTTTTTCTAATGCGTCCTGCATGATTCACGCGAAATTAatacttattattatttttcacaAATAGAAACAATCCCACAGGAGAGAAAGACGCTAGCTGTCAACTGCCACCAGGAGGGCCACAACACCTGCCGGTGGTAAAAAAGCAAGGGTACATCGAAA
This Dermacentor albipictus isolate Rhodes 1998 colony chromosome 1, USDA_Dalb.pri_finalv2, whole genome shotgun sequence DNA region includes the following protein-coding sequences:
- the LOC139054817 gene encoding uncharacterized protein, with the protein product MKLLNIAVVSAVVCLAVAGPAPKKGAPVAAPAAGKEEKIEARGGFFGGPVGHGGGYGGGAAHGHAAGGHQGGFATGAQGYNQGSAGFAGGESVRNVQGYNNQMGYSSNTGFSKTDSNRHGAGFGQHSGGFAGGAAGQQAGFGQTGFGQAGGIGH